The following nucleotide sequence is from Rutidosis leptorrhynchoides isolate AG116_Rl617_1_P2 unplaced genomic scaffold, CSIRO_AGI_Rlap_v1 contig393, whole genome shotgun sequence.
TTTCTTTCAGAAAGAAATATGCTATGTTTAACTAAGTTCGTTCGATGAAATGATGGCATAATTGGATTCTGTTTTGATTTGACCATCTTGACTTCGATTTCATCAGAGGAAGAAGAAGACTCGTCGTCTCCTTGATTTCAAAATCGCTCAAACATGGCACCGCCACTGGTAGGAGAGGCACTTGCACTGTTCACAGAGGGCATATCGATGACACTTTCACGATGGACGGCACTGCAATTGGCTGTCGAGAACAAGTGGGGCGGTCGCGACTCTCGCCAAAAGGCTGAGAAGCTCGCCTCGGACATTCTCTCCTGGTTCACTCGGTCTCGAGGTAAAAAATTTCAGGTGCTGGATTTTTTTGGGGATTTTATATCAGTGATAATGTTGTCAACATCGTAAGATTATTCATTTGTATTTCTCTGATTAATATTTTCCTTTGTTTCTTGTTATCCATAGAACCGCTATACATTGATGATTTAGAGATCATTCTTGAGGAAGCCATGGATTCTCTCAATACCACTGTCGATGATGGCAGTGTCACTGAGGTATGCTATTCTGTGTTTTGCAGCCATGGATGATATCAGGCTGTTCTTTTTTACATAGATTAAGTGGAAGAGATGTAGCCATTATTAAACTATCTGATTTACAATGCTGTTAATTTATGGGTCTTTTCTTAGGTTGCTGAAAATTTGTTGGTTATGCATGGAGAAAGTTTGGAAGGCAATTACCAATCTATTACGAATTTGAGAGCAGCATCTCAAAAAAGAGCTTCTTGCACTAAacaggtaattaattattatttggaTATGCTCATCTCCAAATGTTTACCTCTTTCTAGAATCTAAAGGTGACTTGTTGAAAGTTTATCATAGCACCCTTTTTTCTAATTATTTGACATGACCAATCCTTTTTCGTTCAATCGTTACATTTGAATTATTAACTATATTTCTTTGTTCTCTGTTCATATCTCTAAAATTATGGATTTCAGTCTGTAAATGCTGATAAAGATGATAGTGACACTGTCGGTGATGAGGCTATGGGGGATGATGGCTCCTCAGATATGATGATAGATTTGCCAGAATCTCAACCGAAACCTCCGTCCAACTCAGTAGAAGAGGTAAAAGAAGCTGATCCTGATGGCTGGGTGAAAGTGTCTAGTCGGAATAAGACTAAAAAGAAGAAATAGGCTATGTATACGTTgtgatttattgttattatatttaaacataTTATGAACAATGGATAGTCTGCTTCTAATGAGTTTTTATTATTTTAGATTGTGAGTAAGTACTTTTCTTGTCGAGACATAAGGTCGTCTTTGTTACAATTTCTTTTCGTCAATAGTAAATTTATTGTCCAATGGCTATAGTAAAGATTTACACCAAAATCATCGAACTTATAGATAAAAAATATGAGTAAATATCAAATTatcttttattttatccaatgagtAGTTCGTAAAATATcgagttaatttatcattcatgttGTAAGTTTGCAACTTGTACAATAAATCCACATGTAAGCAGGCTATAGTTTTTCCCTCATGAAAAATAGTAAATGATGTAATTCTTTAAATTATTctctattataataataataaatcaatcaATCAATTCCCAGCATGATTCAAACACTAAAAGTAAAACAGATGTAGATTGGTTGGCTTTATGATGTATGAGCTACTATCATTAACAGCTAGACATTTTTACTTTGTCCAAAAATAGATTATTAAATGGCGTTATGTTCTACAGCTTACATAATCAATGTAGTTTCATTAAAAAAAAAGAACATAATAAATGTAGAGTAGTACTATAGAAAtatatcatcattaatataattaaaaggCCGGCAATAAAGTTTCAGAAAATATTAAAATAAAGGTgaaattattataaaaaataaaaataaaaagtaaggtGAATTTAAGGTGCGTGTGTCAGTATCAAATTGAACAATTTATTATAACTGTCAAAAAAAATTGATTATATTTCCTGATATTTTCACAAGAGGACAAATTTTCACTTTCAGACCATTTTGAATGaatgaaaaaatatatattataaatatgatattatatttgtatacaaatatatattcataaataaataaataattgatatttttatttcttaaatttattataattttgatatattaaaaattaataatatttagatata
It contains:
- the LOC139883416 gene encoding uncharacterized protein gives rise to the protein MAPPLVGEALALFTEGISMTLSRWTALQLAVENKWGGRDSRQKAEKLASDILSWFTRSREPLYIDDLEIILEEAMDSLNTTVDDGSVTEVAENLLVMHGESLEGNYQSITNLRAASQKRASCTKQSVNADKDDSDTVGDEAMGDDGSSDMMIDLPESQPKPPSNSVEEVKEADPDGWVKVSSRNKTKKKK